A stretch of DNA from Cytobacillus luteolus:
ACAGCTGTTGTAGTGTTATTAGCACTGCTAGTTATTTCAGAGGGGTTACTCGTACTAAAGAATGGTACCAAGGGGACATCTCCTCATATTGAACAAAGTAAGCGTGGCTTACCGGTAGGCTCACACCTTACAAGACGTTTGTGGATGGTTCCTGTTTTTCTAATACTTCCCGGTGAGGTACTTCAAACACAATTTCAATGGTGGCCACTTTTTTCACTTAATGATGGCCAATATGCACTTACATTCGTTCCTTTTGCAATAGGATTTCAAAATAAAACACTAGGTATGCTTCCTTCTGATGGTATACGGTTTATTGGGAAACGCATTATTGCTCATGGAATCGTACTTGCTGCATTAGCAGTAGGGAGCATTTGGTATCCGTTACTCGCCATTGTTGGCGCTTCCTTAGCACTAATTGGGCGAGAACTCATATCCATTCATCACCGATTAACAGACGATTCAATGCCGTTCTTTTTTTCAAGAAAGGACCATGGTTTAATGATATTAGGGATCATTCCAAAAACTCCTGCTGAAAAAATGGGCTTACAAGTGGGTGAAATAGTTACAAAAGTAAATAGCATCCCGGTGAAATCTGAAGGTGGATTTTACGAAGCTCTTCAAAAAAACAGAGCATATTGTAAACTGGAAATTGTCGATACGAATGGTGAAGTCCGTTTCGTACAACGTGCACTTTACGACGGTGAACATCATGAATTAGGTATATTGTTTGTATATGACCAGAAAAAGTGGGAAAATAAAGCGGTTTAACGAACTTAGCTTATATTCTAACTAAAAACATATGTACAAAAAATCCAACAGCGCATGTTGGATTTTTTTCATCTTTAAAGGGCTATCTTTCCTATTCACTTTCTATTATAAAATTAAAATCTTCTTCTAAATCCAGCTCCAGGTCCATACCCGCCAAAACCAGGTCCGAATCCAGCACCATAGCCAGGTCCATAACCGCCAAAACCAGGACCATATCCAGCTCCAACTCCTGGGCCATATCCACTAAAGCCAGGTCCAAATCCAGCACCTACACCAGGGCCATATCCACCAAAACCAGGTCCATAGCCTGCACCATACCCAGGATAACCATAACCAGGGTAATCAGGTCCGTCTAAGAGCTCGGCGCCTAAATAACCAATTCCAGCACCAATTAGTCCGGTAGTTAATGGTCCTAAACCTGCTCCTCCTAGAAATCTTGTATCGTTTGGATGGGCATTTCTATACATATCATTTCCTCCTAGATATTCGTTTACTTTGTTCACTTATACCCTATGGAGGAAAGCTTGTTCTCGGATGGGCAGGAGTACAAATTTACGTAAATTAGGAGAAATGCCTAAGAAGGTGAATGCTCAAAAAAAGAGCATTGTATGAGGTACTGACTCTACAATGGTCTTGCTAACATTACAACTGGTCTTGTTCACTAGTTAATACTGTCTCGCTTTTACTCGCATCAATCATAAGCACAATAGCTGTTACAATATGCATAATCATCCCTAAAAATGGAATCCAAGCAAGACAAGATGTAACAATTCCTAAGATATTGCCATGTCGCTTTTCATTTTCCTTCACAGAGAAAACAAGGGCAACAATATGAAGAATAAGCATGAGTATTAATGGCGTCCAGAGGAACCCGATCACGATTGACCCACCAATGATGGGGATTCCTAATAATGCTTCAAGACCACCTGTTACCCATTTTAAAATTCTAGAGGTTTTCAAAGTAACTCCACTCCGTTCTCTTTTTACTTTTAGTCTATTCGAAGGGTGGACAAATAATAGTAAAATGATAAAAAAAACTTAAAAAAATAGATGTGCAAAAAGCACGATAATTGGCAATGTAATAAATGTCCTCTGTAGAAAGATAATCACTAAATCAGTGAAAGATACAGGTAATTTTGACCCTAGTAACAGACCTCCTACCTCTGACATATAAATCAATTGCGTCACGGAAACGGCTCCGATCACAAATCTAGTCAGTTCACTTTCAATACTACTTCCGATGATTGCGGGTAGAAACATATCTGCAAATCCGATAACCATCGTTTGTGCTGCTTCATTTGCCTCAGGCACCTGGAGCACATTTAAGATGGGAACAAACGGTGCACCTAAGTATGTGAAGACAGGTGTGAATTCAGCAATGACTAAAGCAACCGTTCCAATGGCCATCACGATTGGTATGACACCAAGCCACATATCAAGTACATTTCCGATACCACCTTTTACAACAGCACCATAATTATTATTTCTTTCAGCATGTGATACTGCTTTAAGGAGGCCCCATCTAAAAGGAGTTAAACCTTCAGGGATAGTTTCATCAAGCCTTTTTTCTGCCTCTTCATAATACGTATCAGGTTTTCGTGACAAAGGAGGAATTCTTGGGCAGATGATTGCAGCAACCAATCCTGCAACCACAATTGATAAATAAAAAGGGCCAAACATATGCTCAAGATCCATATAGGCAATGATTACAATTGTAAAGGTAATGGAAACGACCGAGAAAGTTGTTCCTATCACAGCTGCTTCTCGTTTTGTATAATATCCTTCCTCATACTGCTTTGTCGTTAGTAGGACACCAATTGTTCCATCTCCTAACCAGGATGCTAAACAATCAATAGAGGACCTACCAGGTAAAGTGAAAAGAGGACGCATGATTTTTTTAAGCATTGCTCCACATAAATCCAATAAGCCAAAGTCGAGCAATAACGGTAAAAG
This window harbors:
- a CDS encoding PDZ domain-containing protein encodes the protein MIELWLVEFLKGIGRLFLHPLFYGLFGMAVFLGYLRVKRERKVFHTRLHDGFYELRSLLPMGVILGLVLSIITIGSGVVMPFGTIALIGVITILLSLTFSLRWLSPSYVIGFSMFGIIFLSTLSSESSFLQGLIEDFKNTSLTAVVVLLALLVISEGLLVLKNGTKGTSPHIEQSKRGLPVGSHLTRRLWMVPVFLILPGEVLQTQFQWWPLFSLNDGQYALTFVPFAIGFQNKTLGMLPSDGIRFIGKRIIAHGIVLAALAVGSIWYPLLAIVGASLALIGRELISIHHRLTDDSMPFFFSRKDHGLMILGIIPKTPAEKMGLQVGEIVTKVNSIPVKSEGGFYEALQKNRAYCKLEIVDTNGEVRFVQRALYDGEHHELGILFVYDQKKWENKAV
- a CDS encoding YjiH family protein — its product is MENEGLKNKGQVELNRSISTSGFLQFFIPSAIGIILFVIPFPYEEGVTIPVAILAKQVQAILSDSLPYIATAFVVLAVVLSLFTSLVKPRFITKSIFFSKLFKVSTFWLIARLIGMVFSIMALFRIGPEWIWSDVTGGLLLFELIPVLFSVFLFAGLLLPLLLDFGLLDLCGAMLKKIMRPLFTLPGRSSIDCLASWLGDGTIGVLLTTKQYEEGYYTKREAAVIGTTFSVVSITFTIVIIAYMDLEHMFGPFYLSIVVAGLVAAIICPRIPPLSRKPDTYYEEAEKRLDETIPEGLTPFRWGLLKAVSHAERNNNYGAVVKGGIGNVLDMWLGVIPIVMAIGTVALVIAEFTPVFTYLGAPFVPILNVLQVPEANEAAQTMVIGFADMFLPAIIGSSIESELTRFVIGAVSVTQLIYMSEVGGLLLGSKLPVSFTDLVIIFLQRTFITLPIIVLFAHLFF